CCCGCCCATGATGAGCAGATGGCGTGGCCCCACGCGCCGCCGCCAGGGCTCGAAGAACCACATGAAGGCCACCTCGATCCCCACGGCCACCCCCCACAGGACCCCGGTCATGCTCTCCGGGATGCCCTGCTGCTTCCAGGCCAGGGTGGAGAACGAATAATAGAAGGCGTGCGCCGACTGGATCAGGCCGACCGAGATCACGGCAAGCATGAAGTCGCGGTCGCGCAAGAGCTCGGTCAGCCCCGCGAACCGCTCCGAAAGGCGGCTCTGCGCCCCGCCCTCGCGGACGGGATCGGGCGGCAGTAGCGTGCGGGCGGCCAGGGCCGCCACCAGCGCCGCCCCGGTGATCCAGACCAGAACCAGTTCCGGCGAGTGGCGCACCAGCAGCGCCCCCACGCCCACATTGGCGACGATGAAGGCCGCCGAGCCGATGCCCCGCGGCCAGCCGAAATTGAACCCGTCCAGCCGGGCGCGGGTGAAGGCGATGACGTCCGTCAACGGCACGATGGTGGCGAAAACGCTCGAGGCGAAGAACCAGACTCCGAACCACCAGGCGAAGCCGAACGGCGCGGCCAGCAGGCCGTAGGCGCCCGCGGCCGCGAGCGCCATGAGGATCAGCGGCGTGCGTCTGAGCTTAAAGCTATCGGCCCACATGGCGATCGCCGGGGCGGTGACCGCCCGGGCCAGCAGCGGCGCCGAGAGGATCAGCCCGATCTCCGCGCCAGACAGTCCACGGCTGGCGAACCATACCGGGATATAGGGCGAACTGGCCCCCGTGCCGACGAACAGGGCCGCGTAGAACAGACCAAGGCGCACGGGCTGGTTCATGTTGGGACGTCAGCTACCGCGAGTCGTCTGCGCCATTCTTGCGACATCTCCAAAGACTCGCGTGCATCATCTTCCGCTACGCCCTCGACGCGTGCTAGCGCCAAGCTGCGATGTCCGAACCCTCCAGAGCCGCGCGCGTTTCCGAACTCCTCGAGGAGGTCGGCAAGCGTTCGGCGCGCAAGATCAAGGTCGCCCATGTGGTGGAGACCTTCGGGGACCGGGCCTTCGGCGCCCTGATGTTCATCTTCGCCGCGCCCCTGGTCCTTCCCATGCCGCCCGGGGTCTCGGCCGTACTCGGCGCGCCGCTGATCTTCATCACCGCCCAGTGGATGCTGGGCCGCCGCACCCTGTGGCTGCCCAAGGCGCTGCTGGAGCGGGAAATGAGCATGACCGACTTCCGCGCGCTCGTGGCCAAGCTGACCCCCTATCTCGAGCGCATCGAACGCGCCCTGCGCCCCCGGCTGACCTTCATGTACAACCCGGTCGGCGACCGGCTGGTGGGCCTGCTCTGCTTCGGGCTGTCGCTGATCGTCTTCCTGCCCATCCCGTTCGGCAACATGCTGCCCTCCTTCGCCATCGCCGCCTTCGCCATCGGCGGGGCCGAGCGCGACGGCTTGGCGGCGATCATCGGCTGGATCTTCGCCATCATCTCGATCGCTGTGTTGTGGATCTTCTCCAAGGCGATCCTGGCCGCCGTGATCGCCTTCTTCACCACCTTGGTCGGGATGTTCTAGCGCCGCCATGGCGAAGGCGTTGGCGCCGTCCTATGTGGCCTGGACCACAATCCTATCGGAGAACGCCTTGTCCC
This genomic stretch from Phenylobacterium sp. LH3H17 harbors:
- a CDS encoding MFS transporter; the protein is MNQPVRLGLFYAALFVGTGASSPYIPVWFASRGLSGAEIGLILSAPLLARAVTAPAIAMWADSFKLRRTPLILMALAAAGAYGLLAAPFGFAWWFGVWFFASSVFATIVPLTDVIAFTRARLDGFNFGWPRGIGSAAFIVANVGVGALLVRHSPELVLVWITGAALVAALAARTLLPPDPVREGGAQSRLSERFAGLTELLRDRDFMLAVISVGLIQSAHAFYYSFSTLAWKQQGIPESMTGVLWGVAVGIEVAFMWFFEPWRRRVGPRHLLIMGGTAALLRWSILSLSPPLWVVFPLQSLHTFTYAATFLASLQIVERLSTPANASAAQTINSALSGGMLMGAATIGSGWLFDAVGAKGYLAMAGMSALGLIGALRLYGVRRLDA
- a CDS encoding exopolysaccharide biosynthesis protein — protein: MSEPSRAARVSELLEEVGKRSARKIKVAHVVETFGDRAFGALMFIFAAPLVLPMPPGVSAVLGAPLIFITAQWMLGRRTLWLPKALLEREMSMTDFRALVAKLTPYLERIERALRPRLTFMYNPVGDRLVGLLCFGLSLIVFLPIPFGNMLPSFAIAAFAIGGAERDGLAAIIGWIFAIISIAVLWIFSKAILAAVIAFFTTLVGMF